A stretch of Lysinibacillus agricola DNA encodes these proteins:
- the pfkA gene encoding 6-phosphofructokinase, translating into MKKIAVLTSGGDAPGMNAAIRAVVRKAAYHGIDVVGIKHGYDGLINGSMENLDLGSVGGIIQRGGTHLNSARCPEFKEDAVQQRGIDNMHEAGIEGLVVIGGDGSYRGAMDLVKKGFPVVGVPGTIDNDVPGTEYTIGFDTALNTVVESIDKIRDTATSHENSFIVEVMGRDAGDIALWAGLAAGAETVLIPEEDYNLDDIVARLDRGAARGKKHSIIIVAEGVMSGSDLAKILKEKTGKETRVSVLGHIQRGGSPTARDRVLASQFGAHAVELLMEGKSGRAVGIRNHQVIDYDMPEAFEKNHESDVSLYTLMKELSI; encoded by the coding sequence ATGAAAAAAATTGCGGTATTAACAAGTGGTGGAGATGCGCCAGGAATGAATGCAGCTATTCGTGCAGTCGTTCGTAAGGCAGCATATCATGGAATTGATGTTGTCGGAATTAAGCACGGCTATGATGGCTTAATAAATGGAAGTATGGAAAATCTTGATTTAGGTTCAGTAGGTGGCATTATTCAACGTGGTGGTACACATTTAAATTCTGCAAGATGTCCTGAATTTAAAGAAGACGCTGTTCAGCAGCGAGGCATTGACAATATGCATGAAGCTGGCATTGAAGGACTCGTCGTTATTGGTGGCGATGGTTCCTACCGCGGTGCGATGGATTTAGTGAAGAAAGGCTTTCCTGTTGTTGGCGTACCAGGCACAATCGATAATGACGTACCAGGAACCGAGTATACTATAGGATTCGATACTGCACTAAATACGGTTGTGGAATCCATTGATAAAATCCGCGATACAGCAACTTCCCATGAAAATTCCTTTATCGTTGAGGTAATGGGGCGAGATGCAGGAGATATTGCATTATGGGCAGGTCTTGCAGCTGGTGCTGAAACAGTTTTAATTCCAGAAGAAGATTATAATTTGGATGACATTGTGGCACGCTTAGACCGTGGTGCAGCGCGTGGGAAAAAGCATAGCATTATTATAGTCGCTGAAGGTGTCATGTCTGGTAGTGATTTGGCAAAAATATTAAAAGAAAAAACAGGAAAAGAGACGCGTGTTTCTGTTCTTGGACATATCCAGCGTGGCGGCTCACCTACTGCACGTGATCGTGTTCTGGCAAGTCAATTTGGTGCTCATGCAGTTGAATTACTAATGGAAGGAAAGTCTGGCAGGGCGGTTGGTATCCGCAATCATCAGGTTATAGACTATGATATGCCTGAGGCTTTCGAAAAAAATCATGAGTCAGATGTAAGTTTATATACTTTAATGAAAGAACTATCAATATAA